Within the Solibacillus silvestris genome, the region CTTTAAAATCAACGCCCTGTTTATATAACATTTTTAAAACTTGTCCATCTTCATCGTTTGGGAATTTTCTAGAAAATAAATTCATTTATACCGTCACCTACAGTGTTTATTTTTTAGTTATATACTTAACAAAGCATAATATTACTTCATAGTATATTAACACTTTTCAAAAACTTATGGATTATCTGCTGGATCATAATAAAATGTTCCTATAATCGTTTTGCCATCATGCAAAAATAATGGAGCTGATTTCGGGGGTGTGTATTCTAATGCCTCACTTAGAGACGATGCGCCTTTTTCACGATAGACATATCCTCTTACACCATTAGCCCCTTCAGCCAACTGTAACTCTGGCCCAGGTTCCAGTCCATATTCAGGACCGTATGTTTGTCCACTCTCATTTATTGGGTAGCCGTTACTTAAAACATCTTCCTTAGTTGGTATAATCAAAGCCGAGGCATCTATCTTTTTGTTGTTATCATTTATGGCAACAGATTTACCACTTGATAATGCTGTAAAAATCATTATTGAAGATAATACCAGAGTAATTGTAAACACCTTTGTAATTTTATTATTTATCAATATGAGACCTCCTTATTTTGTATTAAGTACACAAAACAATATTTCCGTCATATAAAAACTAAAATTCCACTGGCTATCATTAATTGAATGATTTCTATTAAATGCTATAAATCCCCTCTTTTTTTAAAAAATCAGTTAGTTAGGCCGTTAATTAAAGTCTAACGTCCCCAAACCGATGTTTGGGAATTTTCTTGTACTTAACTTTGTGAACGTGCCTAGCAAGTATAAATTACCGTTCCATAACGGTTTTCGTCATCTGTAAAAAATGCTACATAACCAATGTTCATACAAATAGGCGCGAAACGTTGATTTAACAACGTTCGTGCCTTTTTAATATGTCCCATACTTTGATTTGGAAACATTATTTTGTTTGAAGATGTGTAAGCGTATATTCCATAAGAGGATATATTCTCCCTGGAATAACTGTTGATTCAACATAAATTATTCTTTTTGCACCCATTTTCAAATAAAATTCATACGCATTTGGATCACTATTAAAATGGAAGCTACTTAATCCATTTTCTGTTGCCTTCAGTAAAATATTTCCCCATAAAACTTTCCCTAAGCCTTGTCCAATGTATGTAGGGGCTACAAATAAGCTTTCTAATTCTTGCGTTTCTATGCACAAACAATAGAACCCTTTAATAGCCTTATCTTCTTCAAGCAGATAAATAACTTTTGACTGAATATCTTCTACTGTAATTATTAAAGCATCTTTCCATGCATTCATAAAATTATCTGAATAACCCCAATAGCCTTTTGCTTTAAAAGCTATATCTGTCAGTGTCGCTGCATCCTCGACATTTGCTTTTCTTATCGTATTCATAACCTATTCCTCTTGATTCTTGTTTTCATATGTTGCATTCGTTCCAATCGACAAATACTTTCCTGATTAAGGAGCGGGCTTAAAATCTTTACACTGATCGTTTTTCACACGGGATAATAAATAAAATACAATGAAAAACTAACCGATCAATTCATCCATATGGGCGGTTTATTTCCTGCGAATTTATTCATCTGCTTCCCTATCAGTGCTTTGTGTTTGCTGCAACACCTAAAGTCATGCTACATGACTGTGAGCTCACTAATGAACATAATTATTTTCTTCAACGTTAAATCCCCTTTATTTTGTAATGCCCTGTACGGACGGAAAAAACGAGAAATAGTTTCAACATTTTTTAAATTTATTTTGATAGGTCAAATTGGGCACGATTCTTCAATAAGAAAATTGCGCTTTTTCGTTATAGTGCCATATTGTTGAATAACATAGTAAGCGAGTAAGGTTAACAAGAAATGTATAATGGAAATACAAAAAGGAATGTTAAGGAGAGTATTTAAATGGAAAATTGACTTGAATTAAACGTCAGGGGTAAAACCCTCTTCAACTAAACCAGCTTATAGAAGCTGGTTTGTGCTTTCTTCAGCTAAAGGGCGAATTTCTTGAATAAGAAAAGTCTTTATTCAATTATATGGCCATTTAAATAGGAGTGAAAATATCGCATTGATTTGTTTAGAAGGCGCAAGTGCAGTAGTGTATAGAAAGTCAGTTACAAAAAACGGTTCATTTGTATACAACTAGAAAATATTACCCTAAAATAGAATTAGAAAGGCAGGGTTTACATATGAAAAAGTTATTATATTTAGGGGCATTATCAGTAATACTACTTACAGCTTGAGAAGAAGCAAAACCAGCCACAGAACTAATTGAAGTTGAATCACCACAGGCAGAATTAAAAAATGAAGCAATCGAATTAGATATTGTTGATGTTAACGAAAATAAAGTCGAAGTAGGTACTAAGGTTTTCTCTAAAGGTATTGTATCTAGAATAGTTACAGAAGAAAGTCTCGAATTTGAATTTGTACTTACAACAGAAGGTGAAAATCCAGGTATGTATGGAATTGATGATTACGCATTAGCTGACACAAAATATGGTGCTGAGATAACAGTTTACGGTACATATGAGGGACTAGGTTCCATGGGAGTCCCTATTATATCAGCTATTGTAGTAGAATAAATCAGATTATCTCTCACAATAGTCTTGTCGCTGCTCTATTATTTAGAAATGTTTCATTACATTCCAAAATAAAAGTTTTGGGACACAGAAAACCAAACTTCAACAAACTGGCGTGATTCTTCAATGAGAAGATCGCGTTTTTCCGTTATAGGGCCAGATTGTTGAATAACATTTTCCATGGGGCAGCGTCAGAAAAGAGGCAGATTTACAACGATATGAAATATATTATACAAATTTTTATGCAAATTCACTCATAAGCCATTAGATATTTACTTAAGTCACTATTTTTGCTGCAATAATGTACCATCTTGTTTATCGTATATTTTGTAATGTATACCAAATTCAGAACCTTCATAATAGGTAACTTCACAATACGCAGTTTTTAATGAGCCTTTATCCCAATTCTTTGGAGGCACACTAAAAAATACATCTTCTGAAAATAGAATATCTAAATAAGAATCTTTTGTAGTTTCCCAATAGTCAACTGTACAAGCACCTTTTACTATTTCGTGTTCTCCTTTTAAAATTTTAGGCATTACTGTTAGTGCATCCCAAAACACAGCAAGAGATAAAAGGCTAATTAATATGAGTACAATTTGGATTACATAATATTTAAAAAACGATAAGGGTTCTTTTTTTTGATTCTTTCTCATATATAAAATGCCCACAATGCATACAGTAAAGCCTAAAATTGTTAGTAAAAATGCACCTAGTAGTTCTATCATTTCAATTTAACACCTTCTAAAATCATTAATTTAATACTAGAAAATATTATAATATAAAAACGCACCAAAAGCGGCATTTGGGAATGGTTTTTGCATCTTATGTTTTAAAGTTGACCCATAGGTACGAATCAAAATTTACTTTGTTTTATTGAAAAGAATTAGACCACCTTGAATAAATAAAAATACTCCAATAAATTTCACTGTAATTTGCCATAAAAGATGAAATTCGTAAACATAGATACTCATTATTTTAGCGCCAATTAATAGTAATATTAAACCTAATAGTTTTTTCAAAGTTTTTCCCCTTTTTTTATTGCAACTTATTCATATACAATTTCAATAAAAATGTTAATTCTCCCTAAAACGTTACCGGAACGCATAAAACTAATGTCAGTCGTTAATCAACACTCGGGCGCCATTCGGTAGTGACCCCTTAAAAGTAGAATTTTGGTCTCTTTTAAGATATTATCTTCTAACTTTCTTTATATCTTAATTATATAAAATAAATGGCCTTCACTTGAGCGCTCATTCTTGTTTATGAATATAAATTTATTATCTTAACCTTGACAGAGAGTTAACTATATATTATATATTATAAATAGAGTTTTATCCGTTCATTACCTTAGTTTGATAGTCAATATTTTGGACATTGATTATTAATCTAAAAGGGAAAAAAGAACAACAATTATAAATAATAGGTAGACATTTTAAAGAACCTAGATAAGGTTAGTTAAAAGTAAACCGACAATTTTAAAAGTAAATGGTTTGATATTTGAGACCATTATTTTTTGATTGTCGGTTTTTTTATTTTCTTAGTAATGAAAGCTATGGACTTGTTAGAAATGGTATAGGAAACTAAACTTATATGTGCCATTTAGGAGGAAATATGCTTTTGGCTTATAGTTAAACTAGAGGTAACAAAGACTATAAAATAAATGTATAACGATTAATTGTGGAATGGAAGGGATAGAAGTCATTATGGATAAAACAAAAGGTGCTCTTGAAGCCGAAATCAGTAAAGTGTTAACTCATTGGGAGAAAAGTTACCTTGGGCGCGGTTCAGTATCGGTTAAATCAGATATCTTGCGAGATATGGTGGTGGTTGTGTTAGGAGGTGTCTTAACACCTGCTGAATATGCAGTATGCCAAGATAAAGAGGGCCTATTATCTGTCAAAAAAATGCGAAATAGCTTGGTGGAATCGGGTGTAGAAGGAATAAAAGAAGCAATACTAACCATAACAGGTATAGAAGTGGTGAGTTTTTATAGTGATTTGAGTACAATAACTGGGGAACGCATTATGATCTTTAAGCTTTCAGAGGATTTGCAAAGTAAATTATGATCTAACAATTGCATGTAGTCATTTCTTTAGAAACGTCTCAAGGAGTTAACGTAGTAATGAATTAAGTGGGGCAAGGAATTACCAAGTGGAGGGTTTCGAGGGCCCGAGGGCAGAGAAACTCTAACTGCTAGTACGCGAACTACTGTTATTTTAATTAGTCAAATACCCTAATTATTTCAAATCTAAAATTAACAGTCTTCTTAGGGAAAGAAAAGATTTATATCCCTCAGTATAATAGAGGATAAGGGAGGATTAATTTGATATGGATAAGAGTAAGACATCAGTACCTCACTTAGATACAAGACTAAATAACCATCCTGAACTTTACGATAATGAAATCCATCTAAAAATAAAGGAAACGATAGCTAAAAACAAAGAAATAATAGAGAAAAATCGTGAAATTAAGGAAGTATTAAATTATCTATCCTCTAAATTTGCTGATGATTTGAAAAAAACAACAGAATAAGTTTTTCTTTCTACTTCAACAATTGGGCACAATTCTTGAAAAAGGAATGGCGCCTTCTTCAGTTAAAGTGCCATATTATTGAATAACATTTTCCATGCGGTGCGTCAGAAAAGATGCAGATTTAAAATGATAAGAAATATACTATACAAGTTTTTATGCAAATTAAAGACAAGCCCAGCAAGTATAAACACCGTTCCATCCAGGGTTTGCATCATCTGTATAAAATATTGCATAACCTAACCTAATGTTCATAAAAAAAGGCGCGAAACGTTGTTTTAATTACGTTCGCGCCTTTTTAATGTGTCCCTATACTTTTATTGGAAACGTTATTTAATTTTATTTTGTATAATTATAATTCATTGCTGACTATAAACTTTTCATCAGCTTTACTTATTATGATTCTTATAGTTTTTTTCATGAGCGTAAACTTCATTTTCCGTTTGTAACCAATTACTAATAGCAGTTATAATTAATGCAAAAATCCCAAGTAATATAAAAGCTATACTATAATGTCCTAAAAAAAATAAAACTAATCCAGCAATTAGTAGTAATATCACTAAAATTATTGACCATATTTTTAATTTTTCCTTTTTCTTTATAATCTACTCCTCCCCCTTCTTTAAACGTTAATACCTCATTATTAATTTGTATTATTTTACCATAAATTAAATTAAAATGTCCCCAAAAGCGTTGTTTGGGAATGTTATTTTGTATTGATTTGTATGAATTCGATGAAACTAGTTTACAATTTAAACGTCAAAATGTGAAAATAAGGATTTGGTAGGTGTGAGCAATAGAACTTATAACAGGTAAACTCATAATGATTGCCTTATTTATATTAATCATTCATTCAATTGAAACATTAGCGTATGCAGTGCGACTTTCTGGAGCTCGTGTTCGTTTATTAGCGTCAGCATTGTCACTTTTTAATGTAATGGTTATGGTTTCAAGACTCTCTAATATGATGCAGCAACCATTTACAGGGAGCCTGATAGATAAGGCTCCTGCCGATAATGCTTTACAATTTGTCGAGAATCAATTCCGATTCCTTATAGGTTCAGCTTCACTAGGTACATTACTAGGCATTATATGTTTGCCAACTTTTGTAGCCATTTTTTCTAGAGCCATTATTCATTTAGCTAATGAAAGAGGTTCAATCCCCGCTTTATTGAAAAAAGGTTTTACAATTGAGTATATACGTCGTGGATTCAAGCATATACGCAAACCAAGCCTTTCCTATTTACGAGGAATAGGTATAAAAGATATTCCTCTAAAATTATTTATAATTAATATTATCATTACTGCTGTTTATACAATTGGAGTTTTGTCAGCTTTGTATGCGAGTTTGTTAGTACCTGAATACAAAACAACTGCAATCATGGCATCCGGTTTAATAAATGGTATAGCTACAATGCTATTAATTATATTTATTGATCCTAAAATCTCTATATTAGCTGATGATGTAATAAATAAAAAAGGAAATTATTCTGAATTGAAAAGAGCCTCTGTTATGATGATGAGTTCAAGGCTTTTGGGGACATTATTTGCTCAAATTCTATTTATTCCAGGAGCACATTATGTTGCTTGGTTTGCAAAATTCATTGCATAATAAGTTTTTAAACAAAATAAAAGTCTGGATTTTCCTTTAGGGGACTTACTTAAAACGAATTTCCAAAATCGGCGCGATTCTTTAATAAGGATCGCGTCACTTTTAATTAAAGGGCTAGATTGTGGAATAAAAGTCTTTTATGCCATGTTACCAAATACCTCTCTGGATACTTTCACGTTGTCCTTTATTGATTTATATTGTTAAAGAACATTAGAACTTATTAATGTAGAATATTAATGGAATTCGTATGAAGAAATATTTAAAAGGAGAAAGAATTTAGTGAACAAGAAATGGTCTTATATCAAAATGTTAGCGGCGTACTTTTTTCTTACTACTCCGTTAATTTTAATATTCACATTAGCCTCAATTCCTGAAGCAATTACAATACAACCCACTACACTAAGTAGAGTGTTTTTTATGGTGATATTATTTGGCTTAGGGATTATTTTTTATTTTTATATAGATCCAGCATTTAAGGAATTAAAATATAAGACAATAGCTTTTATTATCTCAATGATAGCGAGTGTTTTATTTCTAATAATAAGCTTAAGCTACTAATATTCAGCAATCGTGCCGATTGTTGCATAAACGTCTCTATTCTTATTATACTAACTGGTGCTTTAGTAGAAGAAAGGGTTCTACATATGAAATATATCTAATATGTAGAGCCCTCTAATTTCTCTATCTTTTTAAATTTAGGTTTTGATAAATATAACAACGTTTGTGGCTTTTTAATGTACTCAGAAACAATGAAAGGTGCATAAAGAAATCATCACATTTACTGAAGTGTAGGGTCAGGTAGCATTAAATCCTCTTCTGCTTGCTCTAGAAATAGTTGATATTCATCATACACTTCTTTGAGCGCTTTATATGCTTGTTCATGCTGTTCAGGTGTTTCTGTTGCCATATATTTTTCTAAAATAACAGCAAAATCTGCTCTTGCATCATTGTATTCATCGTAATACTTATCATATATCTTTTGTTCCGTTGTGAGTCCAACACCTGCTCGATTAGAAATCGTAGAAAACATAACATTTAAATCCTCGAGCATTTCCTTTCGTTCGTCATCTTCATAATTGTCATCGTTCTCATGAAATTCGATTACTTTTCCAATTGGAGAAGCCAATAATTCTAAAGAATAGTAAGGAATCTGTCGATATTCAAGAATTGTTTGATGTTGCTTGTACATAACTACAATTATGCTAATTCCGATAACCCCTATAATCACAAACTTCCATTTTTTCAACTTAACCACCTCTGTTTAGAAAAGTATAACTGAACTTGCTTAAATAAAGTTACTAATGCAGTGTTTAGGAATATTAATTCTAATCCAATTGATCTCTTTCTTTTATATACCTCTCGACCGCTTGTTTTACTTTGTCATTGTTATTGGCTGGAACTACTTGTTTATGAATTTCATTAATTAAAATAAATGACCTAAAAATAACACCGATAATAATTGCACATAAGATGTAAATTCCTAATGGACCTAGAAAAACTAATATACCTAAAAATCCAGCGAATAAAATTGCTAAAAATAATTTCACAAAACTCCCCCTCAATTTATTACTTTAATTAACAATGTTCGAATGTTGAATAAAGTAGATTCAATTTGGTAATTTCTATCCAAACCAATTATAGTCCCAAAATCATAGTTGGGAACATCTTTAACGCTGTAAATTTATAATTCAGATGCCATCCGTATGGTTTCAAACGACGCTGTGAAGTATTGCATATTTTGATTCCAATCACCAGATGAGATAAGATTTCTTCTAGAGGGGTGAAGTTATATGAAATACCGTTGTTATAATGATTTTAAACTTGTTAAAGAAACCGAAACAGATGGTTTTATTTATGGTGAAATTACTAACCATTTTTATTATGAAAATGGAGAGGCTTGCATTTCTGGAGATGGATTTGTTCAAGCTCCAGATGGCAGTAGAGCAGGCATAATATGGGGACTAGCAAAAGAACCTTCGATATCCGTTTGTATAGAGCCAGAAGTAGATAGATGGGGCGTTTATGAAATAGACTTTATCAAACCGATAAAAACAATGGATGATTTACTCCTGAATTTCAGAACTGTTTTACCGTTACTGAAAGAAGCCTACAAAAATGCATATTCCAAATAAATAAATACAAAAAGTCATAGGCAGAGATAAAAAGTTCATGCACACTGTTAAGCTGATGCTTAATTTAATTTTAATTGCATAAATCAAAACAGACGATATAGAATTTTCTACATCGTCTGTTTTTTAATACCTATATGATATTTAAATGATCAACTAAAAGGAATTACATACCACCAGTGACAGGAATTGATTCACCTGTAATGGCTCCAGCACCTTCAGAAGCTAAGAATACAGCAGTTTTTCCGATTTCAGATGGTTCAAGTAAACGCTTGATCCATTGTTTACCCAAGATGTGATGGCCTAATGCTTCTTCTACAGAAGTTCCATCCTTTTCTGCTAAAACAGGTAATTGTCTTTCGATTAATTCTGTACGTACTGGACCTGGCTCGATACAGTTAACAGTAATTCCGTTTGTAGCGTTTTCTAATGCGACTACTTTAGAGAAACCAGTTTGTCCTGCTTTAGCAGCACAGTAAGCTGATTTGTAAGCATCCGGAATACGACCGTGAGCAGATACGATGTTGATGATACGACCGTAGTTTTGAGCTTGCATTGATTTTAAAGAGTGTTTTGTCATTAAGAATGTACCTTTTAAGATAACATCATTTAATAGATCCCATTTTTCTACCGGGAAATCTTCTGTTTTACTGATAAATTGTAAACCAGCGTTGTTTACCACTACGTCTACTGATCCGCGCTCAGCAATTACAGCGTCGATAGCCGTTTTAACTGAAGTTTCGTCAGCAACGTTCACTTTGTAACCTTTTGCGTTTCCTAATTTTTCAGCAGCAGCAACTGCAGCTTCTTCATTTAAATCGAAAATTGCCACATAGTCACCGTTTGCGATAAATTCTTGTGCAATTGCATATCCGATCCCTTGAGCGGCACCTGTAACAAGTACTGTACGATTTGTTGTTTTCATAATCTATATACCTCCAAAAGTGATAATTGTAGTTTAATTAGTATTGGAGAAGTACTCTCAACTTCTCCAATGGTTTGATTAGTACAAGAAAATACCAATTAATAATGCAGCAATTAATGCTAAAAGGTTTGGTACTGTCATAGTAATGAATGAGTATTTGAATGCTTTTTCATGTGTTAATTTCGTTAAAGCAAATGTTGATAAAACTGCTCCAGCATGTGGTAAACCAGTAAATACAGCTGAACTGATTGCAGACATACGGTGCATTGCATCTGGGTTTACACCCATTTCTAAATAAGGATTTGCGAACGCTTCCATTGTAATCCCTAAACCACCGCTAGCTGAACCAGTGATTGCTCCTAAAGCAGATGATGCAATTGTTAAACTAATTAACGGATTTCCGGGAATATTTAAGATAAAATCTGAAATTGCTCCGAAACCTGGTGCTAATGTTATTACAACACCAAAACCAACTGATGCAGCAGTAAAGAAGATTGGCGTAATCGCACCATTTGCTCCTAAGCTAACTGCTTGTTTATGTGATGGCATAAAGCGGTGGAATACGATTGCTGACACAATTACGCCAACCGCTAAGCCGATTAGTACGATATTCTGTACTTTCATGGCACTACCAGCAAAAATAATAACGATTAAAATTAAAATTGGTAAAATACTTAAGAAGAAAGAAGGAATGTTTTCTTTAAGTGCCAGTTCTTGAGCATCTTCTTCTGCTTCAAACTTTTCATTCTTAGCTAAACTTTTGTTCAATGCATAACGCATATAGAAAATACCTGCAATGATTGCGATTAGAGTAGCGACGATTCCCATTAAAGGTGCCGCTGTAACAGTTGTTCCTAAATAATTTGTTGGTACAACGTTTTGAATCGAAGGTGTTCCCGGCAACATTGTCATCGTAAATGTACCGATCCCTAAAAATACAGGAATAACAATTAAGTTCCATGCGATATTTAATTGTTTAAATAAAGGTTTGGCTAATGGAATGACAACGAATAATACAACGAATAAACTAATGCCTCCAAAAGTTAAAATGGAGCTGATTAAGAATATAGCGATTAATACAGGGAATGGTTTATCTGTCCCCGTAATAGATAATACTTTTTGTGCAATGGCTTGGGCTGCCCCACTCTTTTCTATATATTGGGCTAGAATAGACCCAAGTAAAAAGATAGCAAAGAAGTTAACGATAAATCCTGTAAGCCCTGTCATAAATGAAACTTCAGAACCAATAAGCGACGGAAAGAAATCCATGCCATTTGTTACAATGACGATAATTGACGCTATTGGTGCAATAAATACAATGCTGTAACCTTTCATAGCTAAAAAAATAATGAATATGATTGCAATAATAATACCTAAGGTACCCATGTTGTTTGCCTCCTATTTGATTTTCTGTATGTCAAGTATTTAACACAACTTAAATTATGTATGAAATATGTCCGTTTTTAAAATACTATTAAGGCTATTTCCCCTATAACTAAACAGTTATAGGAAAATACTGAGCATATTACAAATGGTCGATTTCTGTTCAACTAAAAAAATCGTGCTATAATTACTCTTCAATCTTTCGGGAGGGGATAACATATGAAGGAAGATTTATCTTTAGAGTATTTACTGGCAATCCAAGAATA harbors:
- a CDS encoding multidrug transporter, giving the protein MDKSKTSVPHLDTRLNNHPELYDNEIHLKIKETIAKNKEIIEKNREIKEVLNYLSSKFADDLKKTTE
- a CDS encoding flavoprotein is translated as MIELLGAFLLTILGFTVCIVGILYMRKNQKKEPLSFFKYYVIQIVLILISLLSLAVFWDALTVMPKILKGEHEIVKGACTVDYWETTKDSYLDILFSEDVFFSVPPKNWDKGSLKTAYCEVTYYEGSEFGIHYKIYDKQDGTLLQQK
- a CDS encoding histone acetyltransferase, which produces MNTIRKANVEDAATLTDIAFKAKGYWGYSDNFMNAWKDALIITVEDIQSKVIYLLEEDKAIKGFYCLCIETQELESLFVAPTYIGQGLGKVLWGNILLKATENGLSSFHFNSDPNAYEFYLKMGAKRIIYVESTVIPGRIYPLMEYTLTHLQTK
- a CDS encoding 3-hydroxybutyrate dehydrogenase (catalyzes the formation of acetoacetate from 3-hydroxybutyrate), giving the protein MKTTNRTVLVTGAAQGIGYAIAQEFIANGDYVAIFDLNEEAAVAAAEKLGNAKGYKVNVADETSVKTAIDAVIAERGSVDVVVNNAGLQFISKTEDFPVEKWDLLNDVILKGTFLMTKHSLKSMQAQNYGRIINIVSAHGRIPDAYKSAYCAAKAGQTGFSKVVALENATNGITVNCIEPGPVRTELIERQLPVLAEKDGTSVEEALGHHILGKQWIKRLLEPSEIGKTAVFLASEGAGAITGESIPVTGGM
- a CDS encoding Fe3+-hydroxamate ABC transporter substrate-binding protein, whose protein sequence is MNKKWSYIKMLAAYFFLTTPLILIFTLASIPEAITIQPTTLSRVFFMVILFGLGIIFYFYIDPAFKELKYKTIAFIISMIASVLFLIISLSY
- a CDS encoding 3-deoxy-8-phosphooctulonate synthase, whose translation is MKYRCYNDFKLVKETETDGFIYGEITNHFYYENGEACISGDGFVQAPDGSRAGIIWGLAKEPSISVCIEPEVDRWGVYEIDFIKPIKTMDDLLLNFRTVLPLLKEAYKNAYSK
- a CDS encoding ATP-dependent Lon protease — its product is MKLFLAILFAGFLGILVFLGPLGIYILCAIIIGVIFRSFILINEIHKQVVPANNNDKVKQAVERYIKERDQLD